The following proteins come from a genomic window of Dreissena polymorpha isolate Duluth1 chromosome 1, UMN_Dpol_1.0, whole genome shotgun sequence:
- the LOC127857402 gene encoding phosphoserine phosphatase-like, protein MRATQILRQRITMSTLEECKQIWRKADTVCFDVDSTLLKDEGLDELAEFCGVGAQVREWTNKAMGGSMRFRTALESRLQIIKPTHQQLTQFIMQHPIHFSEGVKDLVALLQSHGTKIYLVSGGFRTLIEPAAQLLNIPRENIFANRLKFFYNGEYAGFDTDQPTSDSGGKQLVAKQLKEHSSNLVFIGDGMTDMEACPPADCFIGYGGNVVREAVLKKAAWFVTDFKELISELQETS, encoded by the exons ATGCGTGCAACACAAATACTTAGACAAAGAATAACCATGTCTACCCTGGAGGAATGCAAGCAGATTTGGCGCAAGGCGGATACAGTGTGCTTTGATGTCGACTCGACACTTCTTAAGGATGAGGGTTTAGACGAGCTGGCAGAATTCTGCGGTGTGGGAGCCCAGGTCAGGGAATG GACAAACAAGGCTATGGGAGGCTCGATGAGGTTTCGTACTGCGCTGGAAAGCCGTCTGCAGATTATCAAGCCCACACATCAGCAGCTAACTCAGTTCATAATGCAGCATCCAATACACTTCTCTGAGGGGGTCAA GGATCTAGTGGCGCTGTTGCAGTCTCATGGGACAAAGATATACTTGGTGTCCGGGGGATTTCGAACCCTGATTGAACCGGCTGCACAACTACTCAACATTCCCAGGGAAAACATCTTTGCTAATCGATTAAAATTCTTTTACAATG gtgAATATGCAGGATTTGACACTGACCAGCCGACAAGTGACTCTGGCGGTAAACAGCTGGTTGCTAAGCAATTGAAAGAACACAGCAGCAACCTAGTCTTCATCGGAGATGGAATGACAGACATGGAGGCGTGTCCACCAGCT GATTGTTTCATAGGCTACGGTGGCAATGTGGTACGAGAAGCAGTGCTAAAAAAGGCAGCATGGTTTGTGACTGATTTCAAAGAACTTATATCCGAACTTCAGGAGACCAGCTGA